From a single Bacteroidota bacterium genomic region:
- a CDS encoding cupin domain-containing protein, translating into MNAKYYIDKLGLTKHVEGGAFKETYRADLIIENNALTPNFKGDKNASTGIYFLLEYGQFSAFHKIASDEMWHFYDGDTLTIYEIENDGTLITHKLGRNIEAGETFQCVIKAGNWFGSRCEVANGFSLVGCTVAPGFDFADFELANKSILQNQHPHLANLIDEMTY; encoded by the coding sequence ATGAATGCAAAATATTATATAGATAAATTAGGCTTAACAAAGCATGTAGAAGGCGGGGCTTTTAAAGAAACATATCGGGCTGATTTAATCATTGAAAACAATGCTTTAACACCCAACTTTAAGGGTGATAAAAATGCCAGCACAGGTATTTATTTTTTACTGGAGTATGGACAGTTTTCTGCTTTTCATAAAATAGCCAGTGATGAAATGTGGCATTTTTACGATGGCGATACATTAACCATCTACGAAATAGAAAACGATGGAACCTTAATTACCCATAAGCTTGGACGAAATATAGAAGCAGGCGAAACCTTTCAATGTGTAATTAAAGCAGGTAATTGGTTTGGCTCACGTTGCGAAGTTGCAAACGGCTTTAGCTTAGTAGGCTGCACCGTTGCCCCGGGTTTTGACTTTGCCGATTTTGAACTAGCCAATAAATCAATTCTACAAAATCAGCATCCGCACCTAGCTAACTTAATTGATGAAATGACCTATTAA
- a CDS encoding glycosyl hydrolase 53 family protein yields MRNLLYALIWPILFACNKESNTVSINSEKPNIINALDLSFTPLMEQNNVLYYKDSTAVPILNLVHNKGINTIRVRLWNNPVNTQSALPEVMDFAKRIKVAGMQFWLDFHYSDIWADPGSQTTPKAWNNLPLLLLKDSIYQYTKRTLRALKLQNAAPDYIQVGNEINNGFLWPVGRINSFADSNNVHLAELLIEAIKACKEELPQTKIMIHYAGYAGAREYFQMLINSHVQFDIVGISYYPWWHGNKWNDLDIALSYLSTLYKPIVIAETAYPFTMLWNDWTTNVLGDSTNLIAGLKADVNGQANFIRELKKIVVKNQSVNTNYGMCYWAPEWVAYKGAMATDGSPWENLTLFDFKNKALPALDSLVIQ; encoded by the coding sequence ATGAGAAACTTACTATATGCGCTTATATGGCCTATATTATTTGCTTGCAATAAAGAAAGCAATACTGTTTCTATTAATTCCGAAAAGCCCAATATTATTAATGCATTAGACCTTTCCTTTACTCCGCTTATGGAGCAAAACAATGTATTGTATTATAAAGATTCGACAGCGGTTCCTATTTTAAATTTAGTACATAATAAAGGTATTAATACCATCAGGGTGCGATTATGGAATAACCCCGTCAATACACAATCTGCATTGCCGGAAGTAATGGATTTTGCCAAACGTATAAAAGTAGCAGGGATGCAGTTCTGGCTCGATTTTCATTATTCAGATATATGGGCGGATCCGGGTAGTCAAACTACGCCCAAAGCATGGAATAACTTACCGCTATTATTATTAAAAGATAGTATTTACCAATACACAAAACGTACACTACGAGCACTTAAATTACAAAATGCAGCGCCCGATTATATTCAGGTAGGAAACGAAATTAACAATGGTTTTTTGTGGCCGGTAGGTCGCATCAATTCATTTGCTGATAGTAATAATGTGCATTTAGCAGAGCTGCTTATTGAAGCTATAAAAGCTTGCAAAGAAGAATTGCCACAAACCAAAATAATGATTCATTATGCGGGCTATGCCGGGGCACGCGAATATTTTCAAATGCTTATCAATAGCCATGTGCAGTTTGATATAGTAGGTATTTCCTATTACCCGTGGTGGCATGGCAATAAATGGAATGATTTAGACATCGCCTTGTCTTATTTAAGTACATTATACAAACCCATAGTGATAGCAGAAACAGCCTATCCATTTACCATGCTTTGGAATGACTGGACAACAAATGTTTTGGGAGACTCCACCAATTTAATAGCAGGTTTAAAAGCAGATGTAAACGGGCAGGCAAATTTTATAAGAGAGTTAAAGAAAATAGTTGTAAAAAATCAATCAGTGAATACCAATTATGGTATGTGTTATTGGGCTCCTGAATGGGTAGCTTATAAAGGTGCAATGGCTACTGATGGTTCACCTTGGGAAAACCTCACCTTGTTCGATTTTAAAAACAAAGCATTACCCGCTTTGGATAGTTTAGTAATACAATAA
- a CDS encoding YdeI/OmpD-associated family protein produces MDYSKVYTFAGVLSNVSSSISYKGIFIPPDVLSQLPVVKGRIRVKGTINGYPFNLAIQSAKEAGKYFMISGPLRKACKLEVGPQPIAVSFSLVDSDELEIPEELLSVLEQDEEASKIFYAYTRGYQRSLVHYITTVKNIDSRIKRALELAEKIKIRTFHIHKSKEE; encoded by the coding sequence ATGGATTATAGTAAAGTTTATACGTTCGCAGGAGTCTTGTCAAATGTATCGTCAAGTATTTCGTATAAAGGTATTTTTATTCCTCCTGATGTGTTAAGTCAGTTACCGGTTGTAAAAGGTAGAATAAGAGTAAAAGGAACTATAAACGGATACCCGTTTAATTTAGCTATACAAAGTGCCAAAGAAGCCGGTAAATATTTTATGATTAGCGGCCCTTTGCGTAAAGCTTGTAAATTAGAAGTAGGCCCGCAACCCATTGCAGTATCTTTTAGTTTGGTTGATTCAGATGAATTAGAAATACCCGAAGAGTTACTTTCCGTATTAGAGCAAGACGAAGAAGCCAGTAAAATATTTTATGCTTATACCAGAGGCTACCAAAGAAGTTTGGTTCACTATATAACCACCGTAAAAAATATAGATAGCCGAATAAAGCGTGCTTTAGAATTAGCCGAAAAAATAAAAATACGTACATTCCATATTCATAAAAGTAAAGAAGAATGA
- a CDS encoding O-antigen ligase family protein, which translates to MRSFVVAAVAVVLGVCVAKLGLLFAGAIIAIPAVIAYFVLVFKNPRMGLLSAYHYCFFVNGLGRFLPSDIPFGLLVDGILIITVIACIFSITKEQASRINNWSFWLALMWMGFIMFELVNPEATSKEAWFYAMRGIGLYMVLQVPLTLILMPDRKDLSLLIKIAIIWSLIAAFYGFKQHYIGITSGEVRWLEEGGKITHLIQGRMRIWSFYSDAGQFGSGMAHLCVFCLLLALSQGITQKQRIFYWVSFAILFWGYALSGSRGPLFIIIGGVFIYFLMIGNFKILLIGGIIAGMFFGLLKFTSVGSSNYQIQRMRSGLDPNDPSLMVRVENQKLLKGYLASRPIGAGIGTGGSWGQRFYPGRWLSSVALDSWYVRIWVEMGVVGLILHLIHLFICLGVGMYNTYKIKDPLLRSQMMAVCGGFFGIMFASYGNQILGQNPTAVVMFISMVYMFTCKNWVDKEGNILPEHKE; encoded by the coding sequence TTGCGGTCATTCGTTGTTGCTGCTGTAGCTGTGGTTCTAGGTGTTTGTGTTGCTAAATTAGGCCTTTTATTTGCCGGTGCCATTATTGCTATTCCTGCAGTTATAGCTTATTTTGTTTTGGTTTTTAAAAACCCGCGAATGGGTTTACTTAGTGCTTATCATTATTGTTTTTTTGTAAATGGCTTAGGCCGTTTTTTACCATCCGATATTCCTTTTGGTTTATTGGTTGATGGTATTTTAATTATAACCGTTATAGCCTGTATTTTTAGTATTACCAAAGAGCAAGCCAGCAGAATTAATAACTGGTCGTTTTGGCTCGCTTTAATGTGGATGGGTTTTATCATGTTTGAATTGGTAAATCCGGAAGCTACCAGCAAAGAAGCCTGGTTTTATGCCATGCGTGGCATAGGCCTTTATATGGTATTGCAGGTGCCCTTAACCTTAATACTAATGCCCGACAGGAAAGACCTTTCCTTGTTGATAAAAATAGCTATTATCTGGTCACTTATTGCCGCATTTTATGGATTTAAACAACATTATATTGGTATTACCTCGGGCGAAGTAAGGTGGTTAGAAGAAGGAGGTAAAATAACCCACCTGATTCAAGGGCGTATGCGTATCTGGTCCTTTTACTCCGATGCAGGGCAATTTGGCTCCGGAATGGCACATTTATGCGTGTTTTGTTTATTACTGGCTTTGTCACAAGGTATAACCCAAAAGCAACGTATTTTTTATTGGGTTTCATTTGCCATACTATTTTGGGGTTATGCCCTGTCAGGCAGCAGGGGGCCGTTATTTATTATTATTGGTGGTGTTTTTATTTACTTTTTAATGATAGGTAATTTTAAAATACTTTTAATAGGGGGCATAATAGCCGGAATGTTTTTTGGCTTACTTAAGTTTACCTCAGTAGGTAGCAGTAATTACCAGATACAGCGTATGCGAAGCGGTTTAGACCCCAATGATCCTTCATTAATGGTAAGGGTTGAAAATCAAAAACTGCTAAAAGGGTATTTGGCTTCGCGGCCAATTGGCGCAGGTATAGGAACAGGTGGTAGCTGGGGGCAGCGTTTTTACCCGGGCCGTTGGTTAAGCTCAGTAGCACTTGATAGTTGGTATGTACGAATTTGGGTTGAAATGGGTGTGGTAGGTTTAATTTTGCATTTAATCCATTTATTTATATGTTTGGGCGTTGGTATGTATAATACTTATAAAATAAAAGATCCTTTATTACGCTCCCAAATGATGGCCGTATGTGGAGGTTTTTTTGGTATTATGTTTGCTAGCTATGGTAATCAAATTTTGGGTCAAAATCCAACTGCAGTAGTCATGTTCATTAGTATGGTTTATATGTTTACGTGTAAAAACTGGGTTGATAAAGAAGGTAATATTTTACCTGAGCATAAAGAGTGA
- a CDS encoding TolC family protein, with product MQLRFLSHAQIGEKIDSLNNRLLENNGKVNVAITEIDTNIFDMNEDLGDQLIPLDSILITVTENSAPLKMAIAETNKFKYNRDYIKWIWLNSIQLFYNYAYGNQVNQVVASNVTTDVSTQSLGIGYRVGINIVLPLGDIAGRKARMKSLYYETEMAKHKQDDVKRAYKRQIIDDYFNLISFQKMLWVKSQDLESSRITAELALIEMKRGKIPPAELSRLRNIMAIAEAGFEQAKRDFMASFYKLETTLGVPLITYKRKGSNK from the coding sequence ATGCAGCTAAGGTTTTTGAGCCATGCCCAAATAGGAGAAAAAATAGATAGCTTGAATAACAGGTTGCTGGAAAATAATGGCAAAGTAAATGTGGCCATTACAGAAATTGATACTAACATTTTTGACATGAATGAAGATTTAGGCGACCAGTTAATACCGCTTGATTCTATTTTAATAACCGTAACAGAAAATTCGGCACCTTTAAAAATGGCCATTGCCGAAACCAATAAATTTAAATACAACCGTGATTATATTAAATGGATATGGTTAAACTCTATCCAATTGTTTTATAACTACGCTTATGGCAATCAAGTTAACCAGGTAGTTGCCAGTAATGTTACTACTGATGTATCAACACAAAGTTTAGGTATTGGGTACAGGGTAGGTATAAATATAGTGTTGCCTTTGGGTGATATAGCGGGGCGTAAAGCCAGAATGAAATCGTTGTACTACGAAACCGAAATGGCGAAGCACAAACAGGACGATGTGAAAAGAGCTTACAAGCGCCAGATTATTGACGATTATTTTAATTTAATTTCATTTCAAAAAATGTTGTGGGTAAAAAGTCAGGATTTGGAATCGAGCAGGATTACGGCTGAATTGGCTTTGATTGAAATGAAAAGAGGAAAAATTCCACCTGCTGAGTTAAGCAGACTGCGTAATATTATGGCTATAGCCGAAGCTGGTTTTGAACAAGCTAAACGCGATTTTATGGCTTCATTTTATAAGTTGGAAACAACACTTGGTGTGCCGTTAATTACCTATAAAAGGAAAGGGTCAAATAAATAG
- a CDS encoding arginine deiminase-related protein, producing MQSTNHILMIRPVAFTFNTQTATSNSFQKANNTLNTQQNALNEFDAFVNKLTEAGVKVHVIEDTLEPHTPDSIFPNNWISFHENNWIGVYPMQAENRRTERRADILETLSKDFLLEEIVDYTDSEKEDKFLEGTGSMVLDRDHQICYACISPRTHIDLLQQFCAAFNYQLVHFVALDADKKPIYHTNVVMSVTTDFLIVCWECIPSETERNKIKQSTTKQIIEINLAQLNQFAGNVLEVLGAENKKYLVMSEQAYKALTPSQIEMIESLCSILYTPLYTIENNGGGSARCMMAEIFLKERTAKEKA from the coding sequence ATGCAATCAACAAACCATATTTTAATGATAAGGCCTGTAGCCTTTACTTTTAATACGCAAACAGCTACCAGCAATTCATTTCAAAAAGCCAATAATACTTTAAATACACAACAAAATGCATTAAATGAATTTGATGCATTTGTAAATAAATTAACGGAGGCAGGGGTAAAAGTACATGTTATTGAAGATACTTTAGAACCACATACCCCCGATTCTATTTTCCCTAATAACTGGATAAGTTTTCATGAAAACAATTGGATTGGCGTATATCCCATGCAGGCCGAGAATAGAAGAACAGAAAGGCGTGCTGATATTTTAGAAACTTTGAGCAAAGACTTTTTACTGGAAGAAATTGTTGATTATACAGACTCTGAAAAGGAAGATAAGTTTTTGGAAGGCACGGGTAGTATGGTATTGGATAGGGATCATCAAATTTGTTATGCCTGCATATCGCCACGTACGCATATTGATTTATTGCAACAATTTTGTGCAGCGTTTAATTACCAATTGGTGCATTTTGTAGCTTTAGATGCTGACAAAAAACCTATTTACCATACCAATGTGGTTATGAGTGTAACAACCGATTTTTTAATTGTTTGTTGGGAGTGTATACCGAGTGAAACGGAACGAAATAAAATTAAACAAAGTACTACCAAACAAATTATTGAAATTAACTTAGCCCAATTAAATCAGTTTGCAGGTAATGTTTTAGAAGTTTTGGGTGCTGAAAATAAAAAGTATTTGGTGATGAGTGAGCAGGCTTATAAAGCACTAACTCCAAGCCAGATTGAAATGATAGAAAGCCTTTGCAGTATTTTATATACTCCGCTTTATACCATAGAAAACAATGGAGGAGGTAGTGCTCGTTGTATGATGGCTGAAATTTTTTTAAAGGAGCGAACGGCTAAAGAGAAAGCTTAG
- a CDS encoding S41 family peptidase codes for MSKLKLVVSYVFFIFSMALFAQKNSTTIYQPAEMQSDFDYLNTSLQLNHPGFYRYTNAKEWQALFEKTKSQLTEPLSDIAFRMILRNYIAHVKCGHTQIFPSVKTQKLFAKKKHFFPPFRVIFTDSKILVTKNESNDSDLVCGSQILSINNHSSAEIIDKIEEVQNADAGLNSMKNYYGASQFQSFYVAFFGEDSIYNVTLLSLKNDTLKLSLQEEKEENNTKAKPTAKTPRNQSVLLNQEFASFRICKGDTQTAIMKIKGFQLSNANKFFERAFTQIEQNDIKYLIVDLRGNGGGSIGQATEMLKYLSKDTFSYSFIRGKQGLTYRKYAKQKFTYYLTRFSLGLISAKTETENTYQYQFTITQKEMSSLPRFTGAIFCLVDNGSFSAASFEAAYLKHKANAIVIGQETAGTESGCFAVNTPFLELPKTGNFVRIPHYKFQHHLPVADSERGVLPSIETTITSQTINSKNDEDLDLIWNLIFEKN; via the coding sequence ATGAGTAAATTAAAACTAGTTGTAAGTTATGTATTCTTTATTTTTTCCATGGCATTATTTGCACAGAAAAACAGTACTACGATATACCAACCTGCCGAGATGCAAAGTGATTTTGATTACTTAAATACCAGCTTACAACTAAATCACCCGGGCTTTTACCGTTATACCAATGCCAAGGAATGGCAAGCGCTTTTTGAAAAGACAAAAAGCCAGTTAACAGAACCTTTAAGCGATATAGCTTTCAGAATGATTTTACGGAATTACATAGCCCATGTAAAATGCGGCCATACACAAATATTTCCCAGCGTTAAAACTCAAAAATTATTTGCTAAAAAGAAACACTTTTTTCCTCCCTTTAGAGTAATTTTTACCGATTCAAAAATATTAGTTACTAAAAATGAAAGCAACGATTCTGATTTAGTATGTGGCTCACAAATATTGAGCATTAATAACCATTCATCGGCAGAAATTATTGATAAAATAGAAGAAGTACAAAATGCCGATGCCGGTTTAAACAGCATGAAAAACTATTATGGCGCATCGCAATTCCAGTCATTTTATGTAGCTTTTTTTGGCGAAGATTCCATCTATAATGTAACCTTATTGTCGTTAAAAAACGATACTTTAAAACTTAGCTTACAAGAAGAAAAAGAAGAAAATAACACAAAAGCCAAACCCACTGCCAAAACACCGCGGAACCAAAGTGTTTTACTTAATCAGGAATTCGCTTCATTTAGAATTTGCAAAGGCGATACACAAACAGCCATTATGAAAATAAAAGGCTTTCAGCTAAGCAATGCCAATAAGTTTTTTGAACGCGCTTTTACCCAAATAGAACAAAACGATATAAAATATTTAATTGTTGATTTACGAGGTAATGGCGGTGGCAGTATAGGGCAAGCAACTGAGATGTTAAAATATTTAAGTAAAGATACGTTCAGCTATAGTTTTATAAGAGGTAAACAAGGGCTCACCTATAGAAAATATGCTAAGCAAAAATTCACTTATTACTTAACTCGTTTTTCATTAGGGCTCATTAGTGCCAAAACAGAAACAGAAAACACCTATCAATACCAGTTTACTATAACGCAAAAAGAAATGAGTAGCTTACCTCGTTTTACTGGAGCTATATTTTGCCTCGTTGATAATGGCTCGTTTAGTGCAGCCAGTTTTGAAGCTGCGTATTTAAAACACAAAGCCAATGCTATTGTTATTGGACAAGAAACAGCAGGCACCGAGTCCGGATGTTTTGCTGTAAATACTCCTTTTTTAGAATTACCCAAAACAGGTAATTTTGTGCGTATACCACACTATAAGTTCCAACATCATTTACCCGTTGCCGATTCAGAAAGAGGTGTTTTGCCTAGTATTGAGACAACCATAACTTCACAAACAATTAATTCGAAAAATGATGAGGATTTAGATTTAATTTGGAACCTTATATTTGAAAAAAATTAA
- a CDS encoding EVE domain-containing protein produces the protein MKHWLVKSEPFKYSWEQFEKDGKTFWDGVRNYQARNNLRTMKKGDLVFWYHSNEGKEIVGIAKVVKEHYQDPTTDDKNWVVVDLAPFKKLKKPVTLEQIKADEKLQNIGLVRQGRLSVMEIQKEEFDYILLLAK, from the coding sequence ATGAAACATTGGTTAGTAAAATCAGAGCCATTTAAATACAGTTGGGAACAATTTGAAAAAGATGGAAAAACATTTTGGGATGGTGTAAGGAATTACCAGGCACGCAACAATCTCAGAACCATGAAAAAAGGTGATTTAGTGTTTTGGTACCATAGCAACGAAGGCAAAGAAATAGTAGGTATAGCCAAGGTAGTAAAAGAACATTACCAAGACCCGACCACTGACGATAAAAATTGGGTAGTGGTGGATTTAGCTCCGTTTAAAAAACTAAAAAAACCAGTAACGCTGGAGCAAATTAAAGCTGATGAAAAGTTACAAAATATTGGCTTGGTAAGACAAGGCAGGCTCTCCGTAATGGAAATACAAAAAGAAGAGTTTGACTATATACTACTGTTGGCTAAATAA
- a CDS encoding bifunctional UDP-3-O-[3-hydroxymyristoyl] N-acetylglucosamine deacetylase/3-hydroxyacyl-ACP dehydratase translates to MKQTTIKSAVSLSGVGLHTGQEVTMTFNPAPENYGIKFQRIDLPNKPIIDADVDNVTDLSRGTTLEQNGGKVNTVEHVMASLAGLEIDNCLVHIDADETPIMDGSSQYFIKALKEVGILEQNAEREYFTLPSNIYYTEEDRQVEMIAMPLDDYRLTVMVDYNSPVLGSQHASITSLKEFESEISSCRTFCFLHELEMLYNNNLIRGGDLNNAIVIVDRIIQDDELEHLAKMFNKPKVEVKKEGILNNVDLRFHNEPARHKLLDLVGDLALIGTPIKAQIMAARPGHAANIAFGKKIKALIKKTRSQVNVPKYDPNKIPLYNTQDIAKMLPHRSPFLLVDKVLEMGKSYLTAVKNVTFNEPFFPGHFPGNPVMPGVLIIEAMAQAGGVLVLSQVEDPENYNTYFMKIDNAKFKDKVVPGDTLVFRLDLIAPVRRGVCVMKASAFVGEKLVCEAELMAQVIKK, encoded by the coding sequence ATGAAACAAACAACCATAAAAAGTGCGGTAAGTTTAAGTGGTGTAGGACTACATACAGGTCAGGAGGTTACCATGACTTTTAATCCGGCTCCGGAAAACTACGGTATTAAATTTCAACGAATTGATTTACCAAACAAACCAATAATTGATGCCGATGTTGACAACGTAACTGATTTAAGCAGAGGTACCACATTAGAACAAAATGGAGGTAAAGTAAACACAGTAGAGCATGTAATGGCTTCGTTAGCTGGTTTAGAAATAGACAACTGTTTAGTACATATTGATGCAGACGAAACACCCATTATGGATGGTAGTTCGCAATACTTTATTAAAGCACTTAAAGAAGTAGGTATATTAGAACAAAATGCAGAACGCGAATATTTCACCCTGCCATCTAATATTTATTATACCGAAGAAGACAGACAAGTAGAAATGATAGCCATGCCTTTAGACGATTATCGCCTGACAGTAATGGTTGATTACAACTCACCGGTATTAGGTAGCCAGCATGCTTCAATTACCAGCTTAAAAGAGTTTGAATCAGAAATATCATCGTGTCGTACTTTCTGCTTTTTACACGAGTTAGAAATGCTATACAACAACAACTTAATCAGAGGTGGCGATTTAAACAACGCCATTGTAATTGTTGATAGAATAATACAAGACGATGAACTGGAACATTTGGCTAAAATGTTTAACAAGCCAAAAGTAGAAGTAAAAAAAGAAGGCATTTTAAACAATGTTGATTTACGTTTTCACAATGAGCCTGCTCGTCATAAACTATTGGATTTAGTTGGCGATTTGGCTTTAATCGGTACACCCATTAAAGCACAGATTATGGCAGCTCGCCCCGGGCATGCAGCCAATATAGCTTTTGGTAAAAAAATAAAAGCATTAATTAAAAAAACACGTAGTCAGGTAAACGTTCCTAAATACGATCCAAATAAAATACCTTTATACAACACACAGGATATTGCAAAAATGCTTCCACATAGAAGTCCGTTTTTGCTGGTAGACAAAGTGCTTGAAATGGGTAAAAGCTATTTAACAGCAGTAAAAAATGTAACCTTTAACGAGCCGTTTTTCCCTGGCCATTTTCCTGGCAACCCGGTTATGCCTGGTGTATTAATTATTGAAGCTATGGCACAAGCAGGTGGCGTTTTGGTTCTATCGCAAGTAGAAGACCCTGAAAACTACAACACCTACTTTATGAAAATAGACAATGCTAAGTTTAAAGATAAAGTAGTACCGGGAGATACTTTGGTATTCAGGTTAGACTTAATTGCTCCGGTAAGAAGAGGTGTATGTGTAATGAAGGCATCAGCGTTTGTAGGAGAAAAGCTAGTGTGCGAGGCAGAATTGATGGCACAGGTAATAAAAAAATAA
- the lpxA gene encoding acyl-ACP--UDP-N-acetylglucosamine O-acyltransferase: protein MISNLAQIDTRAKIGANVVIGPFTTIYDNVEIGEGTEIGTNVTIYPGARIGKNCKIFPGAVISAVPQDLKFVGEETFAIIGDNTTIRECVTINRGTKDKFKTEVGSNCLLMAYVHLAHDCIIGSNVIIANGVQVAGHVNIADFARIGGLSAIHQFVKIGRNVMIEGGSMVTKDIPPYVIAGRYPVSYEGVNSIGLKRNGFTQEEVNTIQDTYRIIFIHNNNVSKGINQVEDAIKPSVLRDEILEFIRTSERGVMKGFNKGK from the coding sequence ATGATATCAAACCTAGCACAAATAGACACCAGAGCCAAAATTGGCGCTAACGTAGTAATAGGCCCTTTTACTACCATTTACGATAATGTGGAAATAGGCGAGGGAACCGAAATAGGAACCAACGTAACCATATATCCGGGTGCACGCATAGGCAAAAATTGTAAAATATTTCCGGGTGCCGTTATTAGTGCAGTACCACAAGATTTAAAATTTGTAGGTGAAGAAACCTTTGCCATTATTGGCGACAATACAACTATCAGAGAATGTGTAACCATAAACCGTGGTACAAAAGATAAATTTAAAACAGAAGTAGGCAGCAATTGCTTATTAATGGCTTATGTGCATTTAGCACACGATTGTATTATAGGCAGCAACGTAATTATAGCCAATGGCGTGCAAGTAGCGGGCCATGTAAACATTGCCGACTTTGCTCGTATTGGCGGACTTTCAGCCATACACCAGTTTGTAAAAATAGGACGTAACGTAATGATTGAAGGTGGTAGTATGGTTACTAAAGATATTCCACCTTATGTAATTGCAGGTCGTTACCCGGTAAGTTACGAAGGCGTTAACTCAATAGGTTTAAAACGAAATGGCTTTACTCAGGAAGAAGTAAATACCATACAAGATACTTATAGAATTATTTTTATTCATAACAACAACGTAAGCAAAGGTATTAACCAAGTAGAAGATGCAATTAAACCATCCGTATTACGTGATGAAATTTTAGAGTTTATCAGAACCTCAGAAAGAGGTGTAATGAAAGGCTTTAACAAAGGTAAATAA